A stretch of Ignavibacteriota bacterium DNA encodes these proteins:
- a CDS encoding T9SS type A sorting domain-containing protein produces MRKRYIFAWTALTLFAAATFLQAQSAGTLPGVSGFPKISCSMSSSHDSLYFRGNDYVPNQITMSVTVRNISADTAKNVVVCMGIDTRFIALSNPCAPAIPFLLGGDSATVTFTLRLAQERRNDGLDTVRAIVTTVNGASAYCERSVWVEHEYFPVFQTLCSKQFTDIVFDDNLNDYKPNPFRVAISVRNVYDGNSDSTKLQYLGTRGVSIDTTDPIGNTPIRELGTLRGGDQLVVEYDMRAVKRINDTTVTLCFQVQGKGGYLRKTYVDTCCVDVFIPAARQAVYDLQCDINTDRVDYVNHKYQPDPFKYEVTIRNVGTANGKFVKAQLLLPPSIELAPGDVITKPVSDDMPTGAAPVTVSWMLRTANRMTLDTVKICVRVYDVFENSAVCCDSVIIDSIRSARFNVACACPDTIRVDAARGVYNPDIFPVSITVKNVGSDYADSVEATIIIQTPDVEGVAPFIPIKRKFDLSGDDKLQVDSSFVFDWMLQALPRAVSGPITIKFKVDAENAPTAECECKIYIPKLDAPDFELACGTTPEDSLHFNPETGLYLPEEIIFTVRISNPGGGVAKGLKATLALPPRVLLATGESLEKVPTPQDIGPADTAIATWRLKPLIRRDFGADLVFTVSVTSENVPGRKYCQDWVFVPALPYTLSLVIPNDPVTYYQQHVNVPIYVDDPEGKSINSFDFRLLFNVDQQRNPLPETLLRLDPSQPVIYDGRTLLNGWQVDVKELSTNLLSVKATSPGTYLALDPNLLEKPLLMLGFVAMFGQAPNHNSVAVSNIMWPTTAQLLDSVLINNGSIYPRVTNGTVTISGDCLRPLEAGSRFVISQNRPNPFNPSTVIRYEIPEVSPVRITVHDALGRLVRVLVDETKNSGVYEVVFHADDLPSGLYMYRMETPKYQQVMKMLLAR; encoded by the coding sequence ATGAGAAAGAGGTACATCTTCGCGTGGACAGCGCTTACACTGTTCGCGGCGGCGACCTTCCTTCAGGCGCAGAGCGCAGGCACGTTACCCGGCGTTTCGGGATTTCCGAAAATTAGCTGCAGCATGTCGTCGAGTCACGACAGTCTGTATTTCCGCGGGAACGACTACGTTCCGAATCAGATCACCATGTCCGTGACGGTGCGCAACATCTCGGCCGATACCGCCAAGAATGTTGTCGTATGCATGGGAATCGACACGCGCTTCATCGCGCTCAGCAATCCGTGCGCGCCTGCCATCCCTTTCCTTCTCGGTGGTGATTCCGCCACAGTCACTTTTACGTTGAGACTCGCTCAGGAACGGCGCAACGACGGACTCGATACCGTCCGCGCGATCGTCACGACGGTCAACGGCGCCAGCGCGTATTGTGAGCGCAGCGTGTGGGTCGAACACGAGTATTTTCCCGTGTTCCAGACGCTGTGTTCAAAACAGTTCACCGACATCGTTTTCGACGACAACCTGAACGACTACAAACCGAATCCCTTCCGCGTCGCCATCAGCGTGCGTAATGTGTACGACGGCAATTCCGACTCGACGAAGCTGCAGTATCTCGGCACCCGCGGTGTGAGTATCGATACGACCGATCCCATCGGCAACACACCCATCCGCGAACTCGGCACCCTGAGAGGTGGCGACCAGCTCGTCGTTGAATACGACATGCGCGCGGTGAAGCGGATAAATGATACCACCGTGACCCTCTGTTTCCAGGTGCAGGGCAAGGGCGGGTATCTGCGCAAGACCTACGTCGACACCTGCTGTGTGGATGTGTTTATTCCCGCAGCGCGGCAGGCAGTGTATGATCTCCAGTGTGATATCAATACCGACCGTGTCGATTATGTGAATCACAAATACCAGCCGGATCCCTTCAAGTACGAAGTCACAATTCGGAACGTCGGCACCGCAAACGGCAAGTTTGTGAAGGCACAGCTTCTTCTGCCCCCGTCCATCGAACTGGCCCCGGGCGACGTCATTACCAAACCGGTCAGCGACGATATGCCGACTGGCGCAGCCCCGGTGACGGTGAGCTGGATGCTCCGCACCGCAAACCGCATGACCCTTGACACGGTGAAGATCTGTGTGCGTGTCTATGACGTGTTCGAGAACTCCGCCGTCTGTTGCGACTCCGTCATCATCGATTCCATCCGCAGCGCCCGTTTCAACGTGGCCTGTGCCTGCCCCGACACCATCCGTGTGGATGCTGCCCGCGGTGTGTATAATCCCGATATTTTCCCGGTGTCGATAACCGTGAAAAATGTTGGCAGCGATTATGCAGATTCGGTGGAAGCGACGATCATTATCCAGACTCCCGATGTGGAAGGTGTTGCACCGTTCATTCCCATCAAGCGCAAGTTCGACCTGAGCGGCGACGACAAACTGCAGGTGGACAGCAGCTTCGTCTTCGATTGGATGCTGCAGGCCCTGCCTCGTGCCGTGAGCGGACCCATCACCATCAAATTCAAGGTGGATGCCGAGAATGCACCCACCGCGGAATGCGAGTGCAAGATCTATATCCCGAAACTCGATGCACCGGACTTTGAACTTGCCTGCGGCACAACACCCGAGGATTCACTGCACTTCAATCCCGAAACAGGATTGTACCTGCCGGAAGAGATCATCTTCACCGTGCGTATCAGCAATCCCGGCGGCGGCGTTGCCAAGGGGTTGAAAGCAACACTCGCCCTGCCGCCGCGTGTTCTGCTGGCTACAGGTGAAAGTCTCGAGAAGGTGCCGACCCCGCAGGATATCGGTCCCGCGGACACAGCAATTGCCACGTGGCGACTCAAGCCGCTTATTCGCCGCGACTTCGGTGCCGATCTGGTATTCACCGTGTCGGTGACCTCGGAGAACGTGCCGGGCCGCAAATACTGCCAGGATTGGGTTTTCGTTCCCGCCCTGCCGTACACGCTGTCGCTTGTGATCCCGAACGATCCGGTGACCTATTATCAGCAGCATGTGAATGTGCCGATCTACGTCGACGATCCGGAAGGAAAGAGCATCAACTCTTTCGATTTCCGTCTGCTCTTCAACGTGGACCAGCAGAGGAACCCGCTTCCCGAGACGCTTCTGCGCCTTGATCCGTCGCAGCCGGTCATCTACGACGGTCGCACGCTTCTGAATGGCTGGCAGGTTGATGTGAAAGAACTTTCCACGAACCTGTTGAGTGTCAAGGCTACAAGTCCCGGCACGTATCTGGCGTTGGATCCGAATCTACTGGAAAAACCGTTGCTGATGCTCGGCTTTGTCGCGATGTTCGGACAGGCGCCGAATCACAACAGCGTGGCGGTCTCGAACATCATGTGGCCGACCACCGCCCAGCTTCTCGACAGTGTTCTAATCAACAACGGTTCGATATACCCGCGTGTCACCAACGGCACCGTGACGATCTCCGGCGATTGCCTGCGTCCACTCGAGGCTGGAAGCCGTTTTGTGATCAGCCAGAACCGTCCGAATCCGTTTAATCCCTCCACGGTCATCCGCTACGAGATCCCCGAGGTTTCACCCGTTCGTATCACTGTACACGACGCCCTTGGCCGTCTGGTGCGGGTGCTTGTGGACGAAACAAAGAACTCCGGCGTGTACGAAGTGGTCTTCCATGCCGACGACCTCCCGAGCGGCCTGTACATGTACAGGATGGAAACTCCGAAATACCAGCAGGTCATGAAGATGCTTCTCGCCCGCTGA
- a CDS encoding PD40 domain-containing protein: MTATSRPALLATLAAALLLGGCSLSRNLSSMDDPDDYEAYAKKWAPSEDAFIAVQRLAKPYIDKRDWDGAASLFARYAPSFPGMEKRFAEIDRVLRAPTANLEVKNLGTGINSPANEIKPSMTADGTRLYFASDREGGRGELDVYVSKFENGAWQPAQNLGERINTPDHETINGISFDGTMILLYGGFTGHRGGGDNFYFEKTERGWSPIQHIPAPVNGITWDSDAFTTADGKAMLFTSDRQGVIGKVVTKGTKFHGSEAGNSDIWVSVRRGKQWLPPMNLGPKINTPFCERSAFLHPDGKTLYFSSDGHPGLGKLDVFRSVRLREDSWTEWSEPVNVGKEINTSEDDWGYKVSTDGKTAVFSSSELPGGSGQNDIYLIDLPTAAQPASEVATITGRILDENGNPVGATIRWGNLETGTEEGEVQSDPQTGEYVVTLPLDKLHELIFLREGYYPSSTSIDLRRNGANNGRNGNDPNGRNGNDPNGRNNGNDPNGRNGNDPNGRNNGNDPNNPNGNTDLRNFAVDIKLTSVESLKSKRDKYGELLAQRVNNIFFDFAKWELRPESNYELERLRLFLESNPDIRIQIGAHTDDVGSDDFNMNLSLKRAQSVVDYIIAKGISKDRLLAKGYGETRPEVTNDTEENRARNRRVEFRIAE; the protein is encoded by the coding sequence ATGACAGCAACATCCCGTCCCGCCCTCCTTGCGACGCTTGCAGCCGCGCTTCTGCTTGGCGGCTGCTCGCTCTCCCGCAATCTTTCATCGATGGACGATCCCGACGACTACGAGGCCTACGCAAAAAAATGGGCTCCGTCGGAGGACGCCTTTATTGCCGTGCAGCGTCTTGCAAAACCGTACATCGACAAGCGCGACTGGGACGGAGCCGCGTCGCTGTTCGCGCGTTACGCGCCGTCGTTCCCGGGCATGGAAAAACGCTTCGCGGAAATAGATCGTGTTCTTCGCGCGCCCACCGCGAATCTCGAGGTGAAAAATCTCGGTACCGGGATCAACTCTCCCGCGAATGAAATCAAGCCGTCGATGACTGCCGACGGAACACGTCTCTACTTCGCGAGTGACCGCGAAGGCGGCCGCGGAGAACTGGATGTGTATGTCTCGAAATTTGAGAACGGCGCCTGGCAGCCGGCGCAGAATCTCGGCGAGCGTATCAATACGCCGGATCACGAGACGATCAACGGCATCTCCTTCGACGGCACCATGATTCTGTTGTACGGCGGATTTACGGGACACCGCGGCGGCGGCGACAACTTCTATTTCGAAAAAACGGAACGCGGTTGGTCGCCGATTCAGCACATCCCCGCACCGGTAAACGGGATCACGTGGGATTCGGACGCGTTTACCACCGCCGACGGGAAGGCCATGCTGTTCACCAGCGATCGCCAGGGCGTCATCGGCAAGGTGGTGACGAAAGGCACCAAGTTCCACGGCAGTGAGGCGGGCAATAGCGACATCTGGGTCAGCGTCCGCCGCGGCAAACAGTGGCTTCCGCCGATGAATCTCGGGCCCAAAATCAACACGCCGTTCTGCGAGCGTTCGGCCTTCCTTCATCCCGACGGGAAGACGCTATACTTCAGCTCCGACGGTCATCCCGGCCTCGGAAAACTCGACGTGTTCCGTTCCGTGCGGCTGCGCGAGGATTCGTGGACGGAGTGGAGCGAACCCGTCAATGTTGGAAAAGAGATCAACACATCCGAAGATGACTGGGGCTACAAGGTCTCGACCGACGGCAAGACAGCCGTTTTCTCCTCGTCCGAACTTCCCGGCGGATCGGGCCAGAACGATATTTACCTGATCGATCTGCCGACTGCCGCGCAGCCCGCAAGCGAGGTCGCCACCATCACCGGCCGCATTCTCGACGAGAACGGCAATCCTGTCGGCGCCACGATCCGCTGGGGCAATCTCGAAACCGGAACCGAGGAAGGCGAGGTGCAGAGTGATCCGCAGACCGGCGAGTACGTGGTCACGCTTCCGCTCGACAAATTGCACGAGCTGATTTTCCTGCGCGAGGGCTACTATCCGTCATCCACCAGCATCGATCTTCGCAGGAACGGCGCCAACAACGGACGGAACGGCAACGATCCGAACGGAAGGAACGGCAACGACCCCAACGGACGTAATAACGGGAACGATCCGAACGGCAGAAACGGCAACGATCCCAACGGACGCAACAACGGCAACGACCCGAACAATCCCAACGGGAACACCGACCTCCGCAACTTCGCGGTCGACATCAAGCTCACTTCCGTCGAGAGTTTGAAGAGCAAACGCGACAAGTACGGCGAGTTGCTCGCGCAGCGCGTTAACAACATCTTCTTCGATTTTGCGAAATGGGAATTACGTCCCGAATCGAATTACGAATTGGAGCGCCTGCGGCTCTTTCTGGAATCGAATCCCGACATACGCATACAGATCGGTGCACACACCGATGATGTCGGTTCGGACGATTTCAACATGAACCTCTCGCTGAAACGCGCGCAGAGTGTGGTGGACTACATTATTGCGAAGGGCATCAGCAAGGACCGCCTCCTGGCGAAGGGGTATGGCGAGACACGTCCGGAGGTCACGAACGACACCGAGGAAAATCGCGCGCGCAACAGGCGTGTGGAATTCCGCATCGCGGAATAA
- a CDS encoding VWA domain-containing protein: protein MTLATVLRRIKIPLILIVFAVLFGSAPEAKAQPVLNFKRIVNNWPTIELYFTVACNGNPAYFTDKRYFKVYENGIEIGEFELWCPDPTMRCAISVALVFDASGSMAGSGNSGAKAAGNAFIDLMDGVNDEAAIIWFNSVVTTAQPMTVYQDLLHNAVNGLPASGATAVWDGIYTGVQALINDGVNPCRAVIAMTDGGDNSSSRGPSESISLANRNRIRIFTIGLGSGIQSAILQNIAELTGGRYYETPSGSQLTAIYQEISTIIFQGFQECLITYQAKCMDGGMRKVDLSVLNFCNGSDTKTKSYKAPKDTSTYTPLNIRLGKREGRGNQNVKVPLELLDQITPADIFYPATFTVKFDESCVQFVDIKTPPGSLLENIPITITPAPGGVTFQTMDKKIMEVQDVPAMLAELTFKTSDPDGKDTVCCDLQLISWTFEAGCFRPVLKNGQICIIPRQPEVLCDLQMPQTLTWERQLKDYNPNPFTVTSVLSNIGDREARNVRFKIEYNKNDISLVAPVNNVQNGVPKDLKPTGISEGRWDVMAKRRMVGDSVNICIVAAFDNHDSVRCCRKVWVPPADAVLSCTVTAPEIKADRVQQRYNPMPFDVTVTVLNEGGKKTDSVFARIIVPADLRLYGPDAPNRNNKRVLPAILNPGQSGGVTWTLWHPITLVPKEYLVGIWVRTSNADSSYCEVKILIPPLEAPVLAPTCRTPDSLHFDEGIGAYVPNPFTASLSCVNRGGLPANDVTAFIYLPANVVLANGADPLRKPFPTPMNEWKSGDPVPSVSWDLNYTKKLRYDTYLDIKFVVGGVGPTGLPTDSVEAWCRVRVPGLQPSFACDMTLPDSLALNSTETDVTPNPFIATYRVWNTSKQTATISMVDLNYPLGEGLTLDPSTPKTRTLNRVLPPNDTLTVTWTIAVQNRITRRYVNLTGIAYDDEGNPIMCGDDLPIANLKTALLCDAQTDVPVVVYYPVQQEYQPTQWVITATLNNTGGAPITDVSAEIELGDSSLVGYLQEFNPGFPDNTNPKTIGVLFPGTSQSFQWGFRLAAQNLKGISEFLTYNIKYRSKETPLITSGCETVVEIKPVVMPKLECALVAPDTIYFNVDKYEPTPFDLKIQIKNVGTGDAYNVKAFVLQDTRFNILPPASRDYGDLAPGSVIDFDDATMNSPFRLRVNPRDVSGYDTIRAVVISDGIPAATCEFPVWVERELRPRFIMECVATPDRLTFDDQLNDYVPNPFTVTTKAINVGDTRAENCQLLFVGPPRFTPVDNTPIINVGTGPTNIVNVGDTVIYTWRITPLRRTVGGWDELVYQIQGRGGLGNRLIIGECRVPVYVPPARAAEYNLVCDAPDAIVFDNSSGKYIPDPFEFKVNVTNAGMALGQDLEITAMLPPGLIFASGETATKPLPDLAPNASTQVIWLVKPIANTSGVPQSLKLCARVVDRFGKEGECCDNVIIPPATKATLSLACDAEFRTLVVDRARGEYEKNPFYVRAKVTNNGDRPADNVRVICLPQSNEVKVLDNPEQFVALRLDAKDTTGWISWNIYATPRVTSGDINFQFVVTADDLPSTDCITPVFIPEVGRPVLNCGLESSMKNTNDVLHFDYSIGDYRDDNGTKGSAGNYSVFTITSRIQNLGAAQANRLRATILPPEGVTLDAGETAMKDLGNLLVQGVTSVSWNIRPVRQSTDALRHFSVILSSDNAEQQKCEMDVTIEGAPKIVTVNMPLDNVGRFGDKITVPVYIDTTIGKDIFTYKMNVKFDPQAVRFVDAVSVNTLTARGWSGPRATLYREKGLASTDPENMVRVEDYTTGSPLNARREGILTVLVFEAVFNGGEKSMQSIASALDFVETFTADVNGTDRVLVSSMNSTDDANAGTDVQLIQKDGIITVSGDCIVPLVGGSGWNLAQNKPNPFNPSTVIEYSIGEDINVRLTVFDQLGREVKTLVNAKQKAGKYAVIFDASGLASGTYVYRLDAGEYSKTMRMVLAR from the coding sequence ATGACCCTGGCAACCGTGCTTCGGCGAATCAAGATCCCACTGATCCTGATAGTTTTCGCCGTGCTCTTCGGTTCCGCACCCGAGGCCAAAGCCCAGCCGGTGCTGAACTTCAAACGTATCGTGAACAACTGGCCGACGATCGAGCTGTATTTTACCGTCGCCTGTAACGGCAACCCTGCCTACTTCACGGACAAACGCTACTTCAAGGTGTACGAGAACGGCATCGAAATCGGGGAGTTCGAACTCTGGTGCCCCGATCCCACGATGCGATGCGCCATTTCGGTGGCACTCGTCTTTGATGCCAGCGGTTCCATGGCAGGGTCGGGTAACTCGGGCGCGAAAGCCGCGGGTAATGCCTTCATCGACCTTATGGACGGAGTCAACGACGAGGCGGCCATCATCTGGTTCAACTCGGTCGTGACCACCGCCCAGCCGATGACAGTGTATCAGGATCTGTTGCACAATGCTGTGAACGGCCTCCCGGCAAGCGGCGCGACCGCTGTGTGGGACGGTATATATACTGGTGTTCAGGCGCTTATCAACGACGGTGTGAATCCCTGCCGCGCAGTTATCGCGATGACGGACGGCGGCGACAACTCGAGTTCACGCGGCCCGTCGGAATCCATTTCTCTCGCCAACCGCAACCGTATCCGCATCTTCACCATCGGTCTCGGTTCCGGTATTCAGTCGGCCATTCTGCAGAACATCGCGGAACTCACGGGCGGCCGTTACTACGAGACGCCGAGCGGCTCGCAGCTTACCGCCATCTATCAGGAAATCTCGACCATCATCTTCCAGGGTTTCCAGGAGTGCTTGATCACCTATCAGGCGAAATGTATGGACGGCGGCATGAGGAAGGTTGACCTTTCCGTGCTCAACTTCTGCAACGGCTCCGACACGAAGACCAAGAGCTACAAGGCCCCGAAGGATACGTCGACCTACACGCCGCTCAACATCCGCCTTGGCAAGCGCGAAGGCCGCGGCAATCAGAACGTCAAGGTTCCCCTTGAACTGCTTGACCAGATCACCCCTGCGGACATCTTCTACCCCGCCACCTTTACGGTGAAGTTCGACGAGTCGTGTGTGCAGTTTGTCGACATCAAGACGCCCCCGGGAAGTCTGCTTGAAAATATTCCCATCACGATTACTCCCGCACCGGGCGGTGTCACATTCCAGACGATGGATAAAAAGATCATGGAGGTGCAGGACGTCCCAGCCATGCTGGCAGAACTGACCTTCAAGACCTCGGATCCGGACGGGAAGGATACGGTCTGTTGTGATCTACAGTTAATAAGCTGGACCTTCGAGGCCGGATGTTTCCGTCCCGTGCTCAAGAACGGTCAGATCTGTATCATCCCGCGCCAGCCCGAGGTGCTCTGCGATCTGCAGATGCCACAGACGCTGACGTGGGAACGGCAGTTGAAGGATTACAATCCGAATCCATTTACTGTGACCTCGGTGCTGTCGAATATCGGCGATCGCGAGGCGCGTAATGTGCGGTTCAAGATTGAGTACAATAAAAACGATATCTCGCTTGTTGCTCCGGTAAACAACGTACAGAACGGTGTTCCGAAGGATCTCAAGCCGACGGGTATCTCCGAAGGCCGCTGGGATGTTATGGCGAAACGCCGCATGGTGGGCGACTCGGTGAACATCTGCATCGTGGCCGCGTTCGACAATCACGACTCCGTGCGCTGTTGCCGGAAGGTGTGGGTGCCGCCCGCAGATGCCGTGTTGAGCTGTACTGTCACCGCGCCCGAAATCAAAGCCGATCGCGTGCAGCAGCGCTACAATCCGATGCCGTTCGACGTGACCGTGACCGTGCTCAACGAGGGCGGCAAGAAGACCGATTCGGTATTCGCGCGTATCATCGTGCCGGCGGACCTGCGTCTCTACGGTCCCGACGCTCCGAATCGCAATAACAAACGCGTGCTTCCCGCTATCCTGAATCCCGGCCAGTCGGGCGGTGTGACCTGGACGCTCTGGCATCCGATCACTCTTGTTCCGAAGGAATACCTCGTCGGTATCTGGGTGCGGACCTCCAACGCCGACTCCTCTTACTGCGAAGTCAAAATTCTGATTCCGCCTCTGGAAGCGCCTGTGCTGGCGCCGACATGCCGCACTCCGGATTCGCTGCACTTCGATGAAGGTATCGGCGCGTATGTTCCGAATCCCTTCACCGCGTCGCTCAGTTGCGTGAACCGCGGCGGTCTGCCTGCGAACGATGTGACGGCGTTCATCTATCTGCCCGCAAACGTTGTGCTTGCCAACGGAGCCGATCCGCTGCGCAAACCGTTCCCGACGCCGATGAATGAGTGGAAGTCCGGCGATCCTGTCCCGAGCGTGAGCTGGGATCTCAATTACACAAAGAAACTCCGCTACGACACCTACCTCGACATCAAGTTCGTCGTGGGTGGTGTGGGACCGACCGGTCTGCCCACCGATTCCGTTGAAGCATGGTGCCGCGTTCGCGTGCCGGGCCTCCAGCCCTCCTTCGCCTGCGACATGACACTTCCGGATTCGCTTGCGCTCAACAGTACCGAGACCGACGTCACACCGAATCCATTCATTGCGACCTATCGCGTGTGGAACACCAGCAAGCAGACGGCGACCATTTCGATGGTGGACCTCAACTACCCGCTGGGCGAAGGTCTGACACTCGATCCGAGCACACCGAAAACACGCACACTCAACCGCGTGCTTCCTCCGAACGATACATTGACGGTAACCTGGACCATCGCAGTCCAGAATCGTATCACCCGCCGCTACGTCAATCTGACGGGTATCGCGTACGACGACGAAGGCAACCCGATCATGTGTGGTGACGATCTTCCCATCGCCAACCTGAAGACGGCGCTGCTTTGCGACGCACAGACCGACGTGCCGGTGGTTGTGTACTATCCGGTGCAGCAGGAGTATCAGCCGACGCAGTGGGTGATCACCGCGACGTTGAATAACACCGGCGGTGCCCCCATCACCGATGTGTCCGCGGAGATCGAACTCGGCGACTCGTCGCTGGTCGGTTATCTGCAGGAATTCAACCCCGGCTTCCCAGACAACACAAACCCGAAGACGATCGGCGTGCTTTTCCCCGGAACCTCGCAGAGCTTCCAGTGGGGTTTCAGACTCGCCGCACAGAATCTCAAGGGTATTTCCGAGTTCCTGACCTACAACATCAAGTACCGGTCGAAGGAGACTCCCCTCATCACGAGCGGTTGTGAAACCGTGGTCGAGATCAAGCCCGTGGTTATGCCGAAGCTCGAATGCGCGCTTGTGGCACCGGATACGATCTATTTCAATGTCGACAAATACGAACCCACGCCCTTCGACCTGAAGATTCAGATCAAGAATGTCGGCACGGGTGACGCATACAACGTGAAGGCCTTTGTGCTCCAGGATACGCGCTTCAACATCCTGCCGCCCGCCTCGCGTGACTATGGTGACCTCGCTCCCGGCAGTGTGATCGACTTCGACGACGCGACCATGAACTCGCCGTTCCGTCTCCGCGTGAATCCGCGCGATGTCAGCGGGTACGATACCATCCGCGCCGTGGTGATCAGCGACGGTATCCCCGCCGCCACATGCGAATTCCCCGTCTGGGTGGAACGTGAGCTTCGTCCGCGCTTCATCATGGAGTGTGTTGCGACTCCTGACCGTCTGACTTTCGATGATCAGTTGAACGACTACGTCCCGAATCCGTTTACGGTGACGACCAAGGCCATCAACGTGGGCGACACCCGCGCCGAGAACTGTCAGCTTCTCTTTGTGGGTCCGCCGCGCTTCACGCCGGTCGACAACACCCCGATCATCAATGTCGGTACAGGTCCGACGAACATTGTGAACGTTGGTGACACCGTAATCTACACATGGCGCATCACACCGCTCCGCCGCACGGTGGGTGGTTGGGACGAGCTTGTGTATCAGATTCAGGGCCGTGGTGGACTGGGCAACCGCCTCATCATCGGCGAGTGCCGGGTTCCCGTCTACGTGCCGCCTGCACGCGCCGCCGAGTACAACCTCGTCTGCGACGCGCCGGATGCCATCGTGTTCGACAACTCGTCGGGCAAGTACATCCCCGATCCCTTCGAATTCAAGGTAAACGTCACAAACGCGGGTATGGCGCTCGGTCAGGATCTCGAGATCACCGCCATGCTGCCGCCGGGTCTGATCTTCGCGAGCGGTGAAACCGCGACGAAGCCCCTCCCGGATCTCGCACCAAATGCCTCGACACAGGTTATCTGGCTTGTGAAACCGATTGCCAACACCAGCGGGGTCCCGCAGTCGCTCAAGCTCTGCGCACGCGTGGTCGACCGCTTCGGCAAGGAAGGCGAGTGCTGCGACAACGTTATCATTCCGCCCGCGACCAAGGCCACGCTCAGTCTCGCATGCGATGCAGAGTTCCGGACACTCGTGGTGGATCGTGCACGCGGCGAGTATGAAAAGAACCCGTTCTATGTGCGGGCCAAGGTAACCAACAACGGCGACCGTCCCGCGGACAATGTGCGCGTGATCTGTCTCCCGCAGTCGAACGAAGTGAAGGTGCTCGATAATCCTGAGCAGTTTGTGGCCCTGCGCCTCGACGCAAAGGATACGACCGGTTGGATTAGCTGGAATATCTACGCGACTCCTCGTGTGACGTCCGGCGACATTAACTTCCAATTCGTGGTGACAGCCGACGATCTGCCCTCGACCGATTGTATCACTCCTGTGTTCATCCCTGAGGTCGGCCGTCCGGTCCTGAACTGCGGTCTTGAGTCGTCGATGAAGAACACCAACGACGTGCTCCATTTCGACTACTCGATCGGCGACTATCGTGACGACAACGGCACGAAGGGCTCCGCCGGTAATTACAGCGTGTTCACCATCACCTCCCGTATTCAGAACCTCGGTGCAGCCCAGGCCAACCGCCTGCGCGCAACGATTCTGCCGCCGGAAGGTGTGACACTCGACGCCGGTGAAACAGCCATGAAGGATCTCGGCAACCTGCTCGTGCAGGGTGTGACCAGCGTAAGTTGGAACATCCGCCCGGTGCGGCAGTCCACCGACGCCCTCCGCCACTTCTCGGTTATTCTCTCCTCCGACAACGCCGAACAGCAGAAATGCGAGATGGACGTGACGATCGAAGGTGCGCCGAAGATCGTGACGGTGAACATGCCGCTTGACAACGTCGGCCGCTTCGGCGACAAGATCACGGTGCCGGTGTACATCGACACCACCATCGGCAAGGACATCTTCACCTACAAGATGAACGTGAAGTTCGATCCGCAGGCCGTACGCTTCGTGGATGCAGTCAGCGTGAATACACTCACAGCCCGTGGCTGGAGTGGTCCGCGCGCCACATTGTACCGCGAAAAGGGTCTTGCCTCCACCGATCCCGAAAACATGGTCCGTGTTGAGGATTACACAACCGGCTCGCCCCTGAATGCGCGCCGTGAGGGTATCCTGACAGTGCTGGTGTTCGAGGCGGTCTTTAACGGCGGCGAAAAATCGATGCAGTCGATCGCGAGCGCCCTCGACTTTGTCGAGACCTTCACGGCCGACGTCAACGGCACGGATCGTGTCCTCGTGTCGTCGATGAACAGCACCGATGACGCCAACGCGGGTACCGACGTGCAGCTTATCCAGAAGGACGGTATCATCACCGTCTCCGGCGACTGCATCGTGCCTCTGGTGGGCGGCAGCGGCTGGAACCTTGCACAGAACAAGCCGAATCCGTTTAATCCTTCCACCGTTATCGAATACTCGATCGGTGAGGATATCAACGTCCGTCTCACCGTGTTCGATCAGTTGGGCCGCGAGGTCAAGACGCTTGTGAACGCGAAGCAGAAGGCCGGCAAGTACGCCGTGATCTTCGACGCTTCGGGTCTCGCGTCCGGAACCTACGTGTACCGTCTCGACGCGGGTGAATACTCCAAGACGATGCGTATGGTGCTGGCCCGCTAG